The sequence below is a genomic window from Dyadobacter chenwenxiniae.
ATCCGAAATATGGCTATTATCAGGTAGGCGCGGGGGCCGGGGGAGGAGCGGCGCAAAATTTGAGCCCTTGGTTTACCAACTGGAATTATCCCAATAACAGCGGAATCAATTCTATCAAAAATGCAGCAGGCGCCTTTGTCAATAATGGAACTTCGGGCATGATCCGGGATTCGTATTATGGCCGTCCGTATGTGCGGATGCGTCCGAATTCCGACAAAATCGCAACGGGGCCGCGTGCTGGGAAAAACTACTTTTTGGATCAGGCATTCACCAACCGCAATGTCGATTCGCGTTATGCCAATTCATTTTACACGGTTTATATTTCAAATACTGCGGTAAAAAATGAGGCCAACGCAACCAATAACCTGCGCGGGATTTCTTACACAACCGTTCCGGGTTCGGACACTGCCGTTTGGCTACCGGATTATGAGGTGCCGGGCGCGCCGCAGTTCGTGGGCAAAAGGCCATTCAAAGGCATCGTAGTGCCGCCAAGTCTCTGGAACAATGGTATTTTCCCGGCTTTGAAAAAATTCATGGACCCAAGCCGTGGCGCTAATTTCAATGATCCGTCCACACGTCCTGCGGTTCTGTATCGCTTCTCGGATGTGTATATGACAGGCGCTGAGGCGTATTTCAAAGCGGGTAACAACGCAAAGGCAGCAGCACTGATCAATGTGGTAAGACAGCGCGCAGCTTTCAAAAAAACCAATTCAACAGCCGAAAATGCCGCCGCCGCAACGGCCATGACCATCACCGCAGCGCAGGTAACGCTGGATTTCATCCTCGACGAACGCAGCCGTGAATTTTTCGGAGAATGGCAGCGCTGGCATGACCTCGTTCGGACGCGCTCGCTCGTGCGCCGGGTGCAGGAGTGGAATCAGGAAGCCGCGCCTTACGTGAAAGATTTCAATATGCTCCGTCCCATCCCGCAATCGCAGATCGACCGGGTGGTAGACGGGCCTAAGTTTCCGCAAAATTCCGGATATTGATAAAAAAAATTCAAATGATGACAAATCGCAGCTTATTACTAGGCATATCGGCGTCCTTGCTGGCGTTGGGTGGCCTGGGCATTCAAACCGGCTTTTGCCAGGGAACCAGCATTAAACCATTGGTAACTGACTTGTACACCGCCGATCCGTCGGCCCATGTATTTAACGGAAAAATCTACATTTATCCATCGCATGACATCGAAGCCGACGTTCCGCAGGATGATGAAGGCGGACACTTTCAGATGCGTGATTACCACGTCTACTCTTTGGATAAAATCGGTGGAAAGGTTACCGACCACGGTGTGGCGCTGGATGTAAAAGATGTTCCCTGGGCCGACAAGCAAATGTGGGCGCCTGACGCAGCATTCAAAAACGGCACTTACTATCTCTATTTTCCTGTAAAAGACAAGGAAGGCGTGTTCCGCATGGGCGTGGCTACGAGCAAATCGCCGACCGGGCCGTTTAAGGCCGAGCCTCAGCCTATGAAAGGAAGTTACAGCATTGATCCCGCTGTTTTTACGGATACAGATGGCAAAAGCTATATGTATCTGGGAGGCATCTGGGGCGGTCAGCTGCAACGCTGGCACACGGGCAAATATGAGAAGTCGTTGATGACGGATCTGGGCAAAGGGCATGAAAACGAGCCTGCATTAAGTGCCAAAGTAGCATTGATGAGCGATGATATGCTTTCATTTTCTGAGCCTTTGAAAGATGTGCAGATCCTGGATGAAAACGGCAAGCCACTCCTGGCATCGGATACCAAACGCCGTTTTTTCGAAGGCGCCTGGATGCACAAGTATAACGGGAAATATTATTTCTCCTATTCCACCGGTGACACGCACCTGCTATGCTATGCCGAAGGAAGTACGCCCTACGGTCCATTTACTTACAAAGGTGTGATTATGAATCCGGTAGAAGGTTGGACCACGCATCATTCCATCGTTGAGGTGCAGGGCAAATGGTATATTTTCTATCACGACGCGGCGCTTTCCGGGAAGACACATTTGCGTAATGTGAAGGTCAGGGAACTGCTTCGCGACAGCAGTGGCAATATCAAAACCATTAATCCCTGAAAACATCGGCGTCATAGTAAGCACGTCTGCATGCTGTGACGCCGTTTTTTATCTTTTAATCAAGAAATAATTTTGTTTTTTCTAAAATACCTCATACCATTGTATTAATTAAAGTGTCATATTGACACATTAATCGATACAAATATCAAATTTTACATGAGGAGAATTTTTTACCTGTTATTCCTGGCGTTCATAACTCCGGGTTACGCACAAACGCCGAGGGTTCAAAAGCTCTGGTATAACCAACCTTCCGGCAAGACGTGGGAAAATGCATTGCCTGTGGGAAATGGCAGGCTGGGCGGGATGGTGTATGGCAATGTGGTGAATGAAACGATCCAGCTGAACGAGCATACATTATGGTCGGGCGGACCGAATCGCAATGATAACCCGGATGCGCTGGCAGCCTTGCCGGAGATCCGCAAATTGATTTTTGAGGGAAAACAAAAAGAAGCCGAAAAGCTGGCCAATAAAACGATCATAACCAAAAAATCACACGGACAAATGTTCCAGCCGCTCGGTGACTTGCGGCTGAATTTTCCAGGTCATGAAAGTTTTACCAATTATTACCGCGAGCTCGACATTGAACGCGCAGTGGCGAAAACCACTTACCAGGTTGATGGCGTCAGTTACACCCGCGAAGTCCTCGCTTCTTTCCCCGAGCGCGTGATCGTGATCCGGCTGACAGCCGATAAGCCGGGAATGCTTGCATTTGATGCTTCCTATGCCTCTTTGCACAAAAATAAATCAATCAAAACAACAGCCTCAAAAGACCTTACCATTGCCGGAACGGCTGCGGATCATGAAGGTGTAAAAGGAATGGTTCGCTTCAAAGGAATTGCCAGAATCAAGACGGAAGGCGGTTCGGTAACGGCTAATGACACTTTATTAATGGTCAAAGGTGCCAATGCAGCCACCATTTACATTTCAATTGCGACGAATTTCAAAAACTATAATGATGTAAGTGGAGATGAAAATGCACTTGCGGCTTCCTACTTGGATAAGGCATCTTCAAAATCCTACGCCGCTATGCTGAATCCGCACATTGCGGCTTACCAAAAATATTTCAAGCGGGTAAAATTTGATCTCGGCACAACAGACCTCGGCAACTTGCCGACGGACGAAAGGCTGAAAAATTTCCGCAATGTAAACGATCCCGAACTGGTTACGCTTTATTATCAATATGGTCGCTATCTGCTGATTTCCAGCTCGCAACCGGGTGGTCAGCCAGCGAATTTGCAAGGGATTTGGAACAACAAAATGATGCCGCCATGGGACAGCAAATACACCATTAACATCAATGCGCAGATGAATTACTGGCCCGCAGAGCGCACCAACCTGAGCGAGCTGCATGAGCCTTTTCTGAAAATGGTGGAAGAACTCTCGCAAACCGGAAAAGAAACGGCCAAAACCATGTACGGTGCCAGAGGCTGGATGGCGCATCATAATACGGACATCTGGCGAGCAACCGGCGCCATCGACGGCGCATTCTGGGGCATGTGGATCGCAGGCGGCGGCTGGACGAGTCAGCATTTATGGCAGCATTATCTTTACCATGGCGACAAAGCTTATCTGGCAAAAATCTATCCGATCCTAAAAGGTGCAGCCACATTCTACGCCGACTTTCTGGTGGAACATCCCAAGTACAAATGGCTCGTCGTAAACCCGGGGAGTTCTCCCGAAAACGCACCGGCAGCGCACGAAGGCTCTTCGCTGGATGCCGGAACGACCATGGACAACCAGATTGCATTCGACGTTTTCAGCAGCACAATCCGCGCAGCCGAAATCCTGAAAAAAGATGCTGCATTCACTGATTCGCTCCGGCAAATGCGCAAACGCCTGCCTCCGATGCACGTAGGCCAGCACGGACAGTTGCAGGAGTGGCTCGACGATGTGGATGATCCGAATGACCATCACCGCCACGTTTCGCATTTATACGGATTGTTTCCCTCCGACCAAATCTCAGCTTACCGCACACCGGAATTGTTTTCTGCCGCCCGCACCACATTGTTGCACCGCGGCGATGTTTCGACCGGTTGGAGCATGGGCTGGAAAGTAAACTGGTGGGCCAGATTACAGGACGGAAATCATGCATTCACATTAATCAAAAGCCAGCTTTCACCCTTGGGCACGTCCAAAGAAGGCGGTGGCACTTACAACAACCTCTTCGACGCGCATCCACCATTCCAGATCGACGGTAACTTTGGCTGCACATCAGGCATTACTGAAATGCTGATGCAAAGCGCGGACGGCTCCGTGCATTTGCTACCAGCATTGCCTGATGTTTGGCAAGCAGGAAATATTGGCGGGCTGCTCGCGCAGGGTGGTTTTGAATTGGTAAACATGGAATGGAAAGAAGGTAAGCTCACAAAGGTTGCAGTGAAATCCAAGCTGGGTGGAAACCTGAGATTACGCGCTCCGAACGAACTGAAATCGGCCGATGGTAAAGCAGTAAAAGTTGCTTCCGGGCAGAATGCTAATGCATTTTACCAAAATGAAGAAGTGACTAATGCGGTTATTTCTCCCAAGGCAAATGCGGCGACCCCGGATTTGAAAAAAACAGTCCTTTACGACATTCCGACTCAGGCAGGAAAAACCTATGTATTTGTTAGTCAGTAACTTAATAATAAATGTTAATTAGTGCGTGCTGTAATGATTAAAAATTTTATCTCCATAGCGCTGCTTGCATTGCTATGCCTTGCACAATCCGTGTCGGCACAGACCACCACATTGGTGAATCCGATCTTGACAGGTTTTTATCCAGATCCGAGTGTGGTGCAGGTGGGCACAGATTACTATCTGGTCAACTCCACATTCTCCTACTTTCCCGGCATTCCCGTTTTTCATAGCAAAGACCTCAAAAACTGGAAACAGGTTGGTAATGTCATTGATCGTGCTTCACAAATGGATTTCATGGGCGAGAAACTGACAAGAGGACTTTTTGCGCCTGCTATCAGCTATCACAAAGGGACTTTTTACGTCACTTGCACGGACATTGACCATGATGGAAACTTTGTGGTTACTGCCAGGAATCCGGCTGGCCCTTGGAGCAACCCGATCCGCGTTCCGCAAGCGCGCGGCATAGATCCGTCGCTGTTTTTTGATGATGACGATAGAGCTTACATTATCTATAACAGCGATGCGCCGGACAGAAAACCGTTGTATTCCGGCCACAGAACGATCCGGATTTATGAAATTGATCCCACCACTTTAAAGGTGATTGGTGAAGAAAAACAGCTTGTTAATGGGGGAGTGAATCTCAGCGAAAAGCCGGTTTGGATAGAAGCACCGCACATCATGAAGCGAAATGGCTGGTATTATTTATATGCGGCAGAAGGTGGGACTTCGGTCAACCACACGGAAGTCGTTTTTCGCAGCAAGTCGGTTTGGGGGCCATTTGTTCCTTATGAAAACAATCCGATTTTAACCCAAAAAGGATTGCCTGATGACCGTAAAGATCCCATCACCTCAGCCGGTCACGCGCAGTTTGTAGACGGGCCGGACGGAAAAACCTACGCGATTTTCCTGGCAGTAAGACCTTATGAGGGCAATTATTACAACACAGGCCGCGAAACTTTCATCGCGCCTGTGGAATGGAAAAACGACTGGCCGGTTATCAATCCGCCCAGCAAGAATGTTGAATATAAATATACCGCCAACTATAAAGAAGTAAAGCAAAAGGACGCGCTTCCGCAGGCCGGCAATTTCGAATACACCTTAACATTCGAAAAGCAACTCGACCCCGCACTGCTTTTCATGAGGACAATTGACAGCAGTTCTTTCTCTTTATCAAAGCAAAATGGTCTGACCATGAAGCTGAAACCCGAAACCATTATGGAATTGGGCAACCCATCATTCATCGGAAAACGCCAGCAGCATTTGTTTTGCACTGCCGAAACGGAAATCGATTTTTCGCCCAAATCAGAGAAGGAAAAAGCAGGCCTGACCATTTTTCAGGATGAATCACATTTCTACTTTTTGAGCAAATCTGTGGAAAATGGAAAACCTTTCGTGCAGCTTTTCAAAAGCGGTGCGGATGGAAAAAGCATGGAGCTGCTTGCTAAACAGTCCATTGCAGATGTTTCGAAACCAGTCAAACTTCGCATCGTTGCAGAAGGTGATTTTTACAATTTTTATTTTTCTAATGGCAGTGCTTGGGAACTGCTCAAAGACAAAGTAGACGCCAAATTCCTGAGCACAGAGGTCGCGGGAGGTTTTATCGGATGCTTGTTCGGCATGTACGCTACTTCCTCCGGAGGGCCGACTTCCAATTCTGCTTCATTTAAATATCTGAAATACACCGGTAATGATCCGATGTTCAAAAGCAAATAAACATTATGCAAAAATCTGTTTTAAATAATCTCCTGATCATCGCTGCGCTGCTTGTATGCAGTCTCGTTCATGCGCAGTCCAATTTTACGAGTAAGTCCATCGGCGTTGGCGTCGTGGTTGCGGACATGGAGCGCTCGCTGAATTTTTATGTCAATGGAATTGGCATGGTCAAAACCGGCAACTTCACCATCAATGCTGAATTTGGGAAGCGTGGCGGTTTGACCGGCGGTGAAGCCGTTGAAGTCAACATTCTGAAACTTGAAAACGGCCCCGAAGGCACCGATTGGAAACTAATGAGTTTTGGGAAAAAGGCCAGTCATCCGAAGTCAAAATTTATCCAGGACGATACAGGTCCGCAGTATATCACCATTCAAGTCAAATCATTGAAACCCATTATTGAAAGGCTAAAAGAGCAGAAAGTGGCTTTTCTGGGAAGCACGCCGACGCCGTTGACAAAAGATAAGCACTTCGTTTTAGTGCAGGACCCGGACGGCACATTTGTAGAGTTGATCGGGCCAATGGAATAGGAAAGGAGCGTTTTTCGCTTTTAGCAGATAGTCAATTGCTGGTTCAGGTGTTTTGCAGATCAATTAAATGATATGATTATGCTTAGAAATTGTCTTGTCTTTATCCTTTGTGCATGCTTTTCCCTCAGTGCTTTAGCACAAAAAGTGAAGCCAATACGGGTTTTGATCGTGGATGGATTTAGTAACCATGACTGGAAACAAACTACTGCTGTAACAAAATGGATATTGGAAGAAAGCGGACGATTCGCGGTGGAGGTTAGTACGGTTCCCGCGGATAGTTTGGAAAGGAGCGCGTGGAACCCGGATTTTACCCAATATGCATTGATTGTCCAGAATACCAACAACATCAAAAATCCCAATCTGCGCTGGTCAAGGCAAGCCGAAAGGCAATTGGAAGAATATGTGAAGAATGGCGGTGGCTTGTACATTCTTCATTCGGCTAACAATGCATTTCCTCATTGGAAAGAATACGACCAAATGATCGGACTGGGTTGGCGGCGCGCCTCCGAAGGCTATGCGTTGGAAATTGACGCAGCAAAAAGCATTACCCGGATCGCACCGGACGAAGGCAAAGGAACAGGGCACGGCGACAGGTTCAATGCATTGATCCAGGTTTTGACGCCACATCCCATTAACAAAGGATATCCCGATCAGTGGCAGACGGCCAATACGGAAGTTTACTATTTTCCTCGCGGACCAGCCGAGAACATCACCGTGCTGTCATGCGCTTTCGACAGCACGAGTACCAAAAGGACCTGGCCAGTGGAATGGGTGGTGAAATATGGCAAAGGACGGATTTACAATTCAAGTTTGGGGCATCTTTGGAAGGGGGAAAGTTACCCGCCTGCTTATCGCTGCATTGGTTACCAAACGACTGTTGTCAGGGCGGCGGAGTGGCTGGCGACAGGGAGAGTAACATTCCCGGTTCCTCCCAATTTCCCAACTGCTATCAGTCAGAGTCTGCGCCCGGAAGATTCCTTTAAAATGCCTTAGTATAGTAAAAAAGCCAATTAATGCTGAACCTATATCCTTTTTGAATCATGAAACGAATTTTATCTATTGTAATGAGCGTTCTGCTCCTCGTATCGACCAGCCAGGCGCAGGAAATTTTGAAAGAAATGCCCAAGGGTTATGACACTGTGCAATCCGGCGTAGCTGCGGGGAAGATTGATTCGGTTCAGTATCAGTCCAAAACGGTGGGAACGAAGCGTAAGGTGCTGATTTATACGCCTCCTGGTTTTAATAAAAAGACGAAATATCCGGTGCTTTATCTTTTGCACGGTATTGGCGGGGATGAAAAGGAATGGCTGAAAGGCGGCAATCCGCAGCTAATCCTGGATAATCTATATGCAGAAAAGAAAATCGAACCCATGATCGTGGTCATGCCGAATGGCAGGGCGATGAAGGATGATGCTGCGACAGGCAACATTATGGCTCCCGACAAGGTGGCTGCATTTGCCACATTCGAGCAGGATTTGCTGAAAGATCTGATTCCTTTTGTAGAAAGCAAATATCCCGTTTTGAAAGATCGTGAGCATCGTGCGATTGCCGGACTTTCGATGGGCGGCGGCCAGTCGCTGAATTTCGGTTTGGGCAATTTGGATCAGTTTGCGTGGGTAGGAGGGTTTTCATCCGCGCCGAATACGAAGGCTCCTGCCGAACTAATGCCGAACCCTGAGGAAGCAAAAAAGAAATTGAAATTACTTTTCATTTCCTGCGGCGATGAGGACCGGCTGATTACATTCAGCAAGCGCACGCACGATTATTTGTTTGAAAACAATGTTCCGCACATCTTTTACATTGAGCCGGGCGTGCATGATTTCAAGGTTTGGAAAAATGGTTTGTATATGTTTTCTCAGTTTTTGTTCAAACCTGTTGATGTTCCTTCTTTGACGAAATACACCATTCTGGGATCACCAGCCTCGACAAACATTCGCAATGTAAAATACCCTCAGATCCTGCCGGACAATCGGGTTGTTTTCCGTACCAAAGCGCCCAATGCACAAAAAGTGCAGGTAGATCTGGGGAAAAAGTATGATATGGTGAAAGACACCGCAGGCGTTTGGTCCGTGACGACGGATTCCATCGGCGAAGGTTTTCATTACTATTCGTTGCTGATCGACGGCGTCGCGTTAGCCGATCCGGCCAGCGAGACATTTTATGGAATGGGACGCATGGCGAGCGGCATTGAAATACCATTCCGGGGCGGCGGCTATTATGCGATGCGCGATGTCCCGCACGGCGATATCCGCGTCAAAAAATACCTTTCGAAAGCCAGCAATTCCTGGCGGGAAATGTATGTATACACGCCTCCCGGCTACGATCAATCGACTGAAAAGTATCCCGTGCTATATCTATTACACGGCGGCGGCGAAGACCAGAGAGGCTGGGCCACGCAGGGGAAAACTAATTTGATCCTCGATAACCTCATTGCGGACGGCAAAGCGAAACCGATGCTGGTGGTAATGATGGACGGAAACCTGGGCAGTCCGATGGGGCCGGGCAGTATGGCTACCGCCGGTGATGGCTTTCTGAAAATCTTCGAAAGTGAGCTAAAACTTGGGGCGCTCCCATTTGTAGAAAGCAACTTCCGCGTGCAGGCCGATGCAGCGCATCGCGCGTTGGCGGGGCTATCCATGGGCGGGATACAGACATTATATGCAGGGGTGAAAAACACCGATCTGTTTTCGTCCCTGGGCGTGTTCAGCTCCGGGTGGTTTGCCAACAATGACGCATTATCCGGCCCGCATTATGCATTTGCCAAAGACAATGCAAAAACCATAAACGGCAATCTAAAAAATTTCTGGATTTCGATGGGCGGCGAGGAAGATATCGCTTACAAAAACTGCAAGATCATGCTTTCCAAATACGACGAGCTAGGCATCAAATACCAATACAGCGAATATCGAGGCGGCCACACGTGGCCGGTTTGGCGACATGACCTATTCGGGTTTTCGCAGCTATTATTTAAATAATATTTTCATCAACTCTGACATTAAATCATGGTAAAGTCATCCCCATTAAAGTCTTGGGTGCAATGTATGGTTGTCTCGACCACATTGTTTTCGTCGCACCAGCTTTTCGCGCAAAAATCCCTCAAAGAAGCATACAAAGATTATTTCCCAATCGGCGTGGCGGTTTCTCCCAGAAGTGTGACCGGCCCGGAGGCGGAACTCATTAAGCAGCAATTCAATAGCATTACGCCTGAAAACGCCATGAAAATGGGGCCGATTCATCCCGAGAAAAACCAATACAATTGGAAAGATGGAGACGCAATTGTTGAATTTGGACAATCGAACGGCATCAAAGTCAGAGGCCACACATTATGCTGGCATAACCAGACGCCGAAATGGTTTTTTACAGATTCAACCGGCGCACAGGTTTCACGGGAAGAATTGTTGGCCCGTTTGAAACAGCACATCACCGACGTTGTGACGCACTACAAAGGCAAAATCTACGCCTGGGATGTTGTGAATGAAGCCGTTCCCGACACGGGCAAAGGCATTTACAGGGAATCAAAATTTTACCAGATCATCGGTGAAGATTACATTCAAAAAGCATTTGAATATGCGCATGCTGCGGATCCCGGTGCCAAGCTTTTTTACAATGATTACAACACGGAAAGTGCCGTTAAAAGGGAGAAGATCTATCAATTGGTAAAAAAATTGAAAGACAAAAACGTCCCGATTCATGGCGTGGGGTTGCAGGCACATTGGTCTATTTTTGAACCCACGCAGGCAGAACTGGAAAAGTCTATTACACAGTTTGCGAGCCTGGGCCTGGCGGTTCAGATCACGGAACTCGACGTTTCAGTACATCCCAAAGAGCACGAGCGCCGCGAAAGAAAAGCTGGCGACGAAAAGAGCGTTTTGACTCCGGAAATGGAGCAAAAGCAGGCAGCGCATTACAAGATGATTTTTGACACTTTCCGGAAACATAAAGGCACCATTACCGGCATCACTTTCTGGAATGTTTCAGACAAAACGACCTGGCTGGATAACTTCCCGGTGCCTGGCCGCAAAGATTATCCATTGCTTTTTGACCAGAATTATAAACCTAAAAAAGCATTTGAAGGCGTCGTGAATTTCTAAAAGCTCTTGTCCTCTGATCTGCAAACTGATGCGCGTTGTTAAGTTTTTATTGTTATTAATCATCCTTTCCGGCAAAGCATTTGCGCAGGTCCGCTTGCCAAAACTGGTCTCGGATAATATGGTTTTGCAGCGCGACCAGCCTATAACTGTTTGGGGTTGGGCGACGCCAAAGGAAAAAGTTACAGTCACGTGTAAAGGCACAAGTCGCAGTGCGGTGACCGGTGCCGATGGCAAATGGACAATCCTGCTGCCCGCGCAACCGGCCGGGACAGGTTTTGAAATGCTGGTAAAAGGCAAAAACCAGGTTCGTATCAAAAATATCGCCTTCGGTGATGTGTGGCTTTGCAATGGACAGAGCAATATGGTGATCAACATGGAGCGTGTGAAGGAACGTTTCCCTGACGATATTGTCACCGCGGATTATCCGGATATCCGCAATTTTTTCATTCCCACAGCAACCGATTTGAATGGGCCCCGGCGAGATTTTCCCAATGCAGAGTGGAAAGCAGCCAGTCCCAAAGACGGGCTGGGCTTTGGCGCTGTTTCCTATTTTTTTGCAAGAGACCTTTACGATCAATACAAAGTGCCCATCGGCATCATTAACAGTTCGGTGGGAGGCACGCCGATCGAGGCATGGATCAGTGAAGGCGGTTATAAAGATTTTACTGACATTCAAAGGATTATTGATAGAAACAAAGATACTTCCTATGTGAATTCAAGGAAGCAGAAGGATTTAAACAATGCGCCAAAGCAGCCCAAGTCAACCGATCCCGGACTAAGCGAACATTGGGAAAGCGAGGCATATCAGCCAAAAGGATGGCGGAACTTCAACATTCCAGGTTACTGGGAAGATCAGGGGCTGAAAGATCTCGATGGTGTGGTCTGGTTTCGCAGGGAATTTGAGGTGCCCGAAAACTGGATCGGCAAGCCGGTGAAGCTCTACATGGGGCGCATCGTGGATGCAGATCAGATGTTTGTCAACGGAAAAAGTATTGGGAATGTGACCTATCAATATCCGCCCCGGCGATATGAGATTCCGGCAGGTTTGTTGAAATCGGGTAAGAATACATTTGTGATCCGGGTTACAAACTCGGCAGGAAAGGGCGGTTTTGTGCCTGATAAGCCGTATTTTATGACAGCGAATGATCAGCAGATCGATCTTAAGGGCACTTGGCAATATAAGGTCGGCCAGGTTTTTCAGTCCAGCGAAATGGCGGATGTCAAGCATGTTCCTTTCGTCGCCCAAAATCAGCCTGCTGCACTTTTCAATGCGATGATCGCCCCGGCTCTGCCTATGAAACTGAAAGGTTTTCTCTGGTATCAGGGCGAGTCGAATGTAGGCGATCCAAAACCTTATGGCGCACTCCTGCCCGCATTGATCCATGACCGGCGCAGGCTCTGGAACGATGAGAGGTTACCTTTTCTGGTGGTGCAGCTTCCCAACTTTCAGGATATAGATTTCACACCCGCCGAAAGCAATATGGCGTTGCTGCGTGAAGCGCAGAACCAGGCATTAATGTTGGATAACACCGCCGTCACTGTCACGTTAGATCTGGGAGAGTGGAACGACATTCATCCGTTAAACAAAAAAGACATTGGGAAAAGACTGGCGCTCTCTGCCAGAAACCTGGCATACGGAGAAAAAAATGTGATTTACAGAGGGCCAACGCTTAAATCACAGCGCATCACACGAGACAAAATGCTCTTAACGTTCGATCATGTTGTCGATGGCATAAAGTCTGGTGACCAGGAAGCATTGCGCTGGTTTTCACTAGCGGATAATGATAAGAAATTTTTCTGGGCCAATGCAAGAATTGTAGGCAAAGACCAGGTCGAACTAAGCAGCGAAACGGTTAAGACACCCAAATACGCTCGTTATGCCTGGCAGGACAATCCCGAAGGCATTAACTTTTACAATTCAGCCGGTCTGCCCGCGTCACCATTCCGGACGGATAGTGAGCAACTGGACGAAACCAAACCCTGGAAAGGGAAAAAGTGCGCCGTTGTGCTGACTTATGACGACGCATTGAATGTCCATCTGGATCATGTGATACCAGCACTGGATTCGCTTGACCTGAAAGGATCATTTTATTTAACCGCTTCATCGGATGCGGCGCGTAACCGGATCAAAGACTGGAGAGCAGCCGCTGCAAACGGACATGAACTCGGAAATCACACCCTTTATCACCCCTGCGATGCAACCGGGCCCGGCATGAGCTGGGTGAAACCCGAGTATGACCTCAGCAAGTATAGCATGGCCAGGATTCAGGATGAGATCCGGATGTGTAACGCATTTTTGAAATCGATCGATGGCCTGGACAAGCGCACATTTGCATTCACATGCGGCCACAAAAAAGTTGCAGAAGGAGAATTTATACAGACACTCTCCGACGAATTTATAGCCGCAAGAGCGGTAAGACATGAAATGCACGCTTTTGAGGAACAAAACCTGATGG
It includes:
- a CDS encoding VOC family protein gives rise to the protein MQKSVLNNLLIIAALLVCSLVHAQSNFTSKSIGVGVVVADMERSLNFYVNGIGMVKTGNFTINAEFGKRGGLTGGEAVEVNILKLENGPEGTDWKLMSFGKKASHPKSKFIQDDTGPQYITIQVKSLKPIIERLKEQKVAFLGSTPTPLTKDKHFVLVQDPDGTFVELIGPME
- a CDS encoding ThuA domain-containing protein — translated: MKPIRVLIVDGFSNHDWKQTTAVTKWILEESGRFAVEVSTVPADSLERSAWNPDFTQYALIVQNTNNIKNPNLRWSRQAERQLEEYVKNGGGLYILHSANNAFPHWKEYDQMIGLGWRRASEGYALEIDAAKSITRIAPDEGKGTGHGDRFNALIQVLTPHPINKGYPDQWQTANTEVYYFPRGPAENITVLSCAFDSTSTKRTWPVEWVVKYGKGRIYNSSLGHLWKGESYPPAYRCIGYQTTVVRAAEWLATGRVTFPVPPNFPTAISQSLRPEDSFKMP
- a CDS encoding alpha/beta hydrolase-fold protein; this translates as MKRILSIVMSVLLLVSTSQAQEILKEMPKGYDTVQSGVAAGKIDSVQYQSKTVGTKRKVLIYTPPGFNKKTKYPVLYLLHGIGGDEKEWLKGGNPQLILDNLYAEKKIEPMIVVMPNGRAMKDDAATGNIMAPDKVAAFATFEQDLLKDLIPFVESKYPVLKDREHRAIAGLSMGGGQSLNFGLGNLDQFAWVGGFSSAPNTKAPAELMPNPEEAKKKLKLLFISCGDEDRLITFSKRTHDYLFENNVPHIFYIEPGVHDFKVWKNGLYMFSQFLFKPVDVPSLTKYTILGSPASTNIRNVKYPQILPDNRVVFRTKAPNAQKVQVDLGKKYDMVKDTAGVWSVTTDSIGEGFHYYSLLIDGVALADPASETFYGMGRMASGIEIPFRGGGYYAMRDVPHGDIRVKKYLSKASNSWREMYVYTPPGYDQSTEKYPVLYLLHGGGEDQRGWATQGKTNLILDNLIADGKAKPMLVVMMDGNLGSPMGPGSMATAGDGFLKIFESELKLGALPFVESNFRVQADAAHRALAGLSMGGIQTLYAGVKNTDLFSSLGVFSSGWFANNDALSGPHYAFAKDNAKTINGNLKNFWISMGGEEDIAYKNCKIMLSKYDELGIKYQYSEYRGGHTWPVWRHDLFGFSQLLFK
- a CDS encoding endo-1,4-beta-xylanase → MVVSTTLFSSHQLFAQKSLKEAYKDYFPIGVAVSPRSVTGPEAELIKQQFNSITPENAMKMGPIHPEKNQYNWKDGDAIVEFGQSNGIKVRGHTLCWHNQTPKWFFTDSTGAQVSREELLARLKQHITDVVTHYKGKIYAWDVVNEAVPDTGKGIYRESKFYQIIGEDYIQKAFEYAHAADPGAKLFYNDYNTESAVKREKIYQLVKKLKDKNVPIHGVGLQAHWSIFEPTQAELEKSITQFASLGLAVQITELDVSVHPKEHERRERKAGDEKSVLTPEMEQKQAAHYKMIFDTFRKHKGTITGITFWNVSDKTTWLDNFPVPGRKDYPLLFDQNYKPKKAFEGVVNF
- a CDS encoding sialate O-acetylesterase, giving the protein MRVVKFLLLLIILSGKAFAQVRLPKLVSDNMVLQRDQPITVWGWATPKEKVTVTCKGTSRSAVTGADGKWTILLPAQPAGTGFEMLVKGKNQVRIKNIAFGDVWLCNGQSNMVINMERVKERFPDDIVTADYPDIRNFFIPTATDLNGPRRDFPNAEWKAASPKDGLGFGAVSYFFARDLYDQYKVPIGIINSSVGGTPIEAWISEGGYKDFTDIQRIIDRNKDTSYVNSRKQKDLNNAPKQPKSTDPGLSEHWESEAYQPKGWRNFNIPGYWEDQGLKDLDGVVWFRREFEVPENWIGKPVKLYMGRIVDADQMFVNGKSIGNVTYQYPPRRYEIPAGLLKSGKNTFVIRVTNSAGKGGFVPDKPYFMTANDQQIDLKGTWQYKVGQVFQSSEMADVKHVPFVAQNQPAALFNAMIAPALPMKLKGFLWYQGESNVGDPKPYGALLPALIHDRRRLWNDERLPFLVVQLPNFQDIDFTPAESNMALLREAQNQALMLDNTAVTVTLDLGEWNDIHPLNKKDIGKRLALSARNLAYGEKNVIYRGPTLKSQRITRDKMLLTFDHVVDGIKSGDQEALRWFSLADNDKKFFWANARIVGKDQVELSSETVKTPKYARYAWQDNPEGINFYNSAGLPASPFRTDSEQLDETKPWKGKKCAVVLTYDDALNVHLDHVIPALDSLDLKGSFYLTASSDAARNRIKDWRAAAANGHELGNHTLYHPCDATGPGMSWVKPEYDLSKYSMARIQDEIRMCNAFLKSIDGLDKRTFAFTCGHKKVAEGEFIQTLSDEFIAARAVRHEMHAFEEQNLMDVDCYSMAEKSGQEMISLVKQAQQSGKLLVFLFHGVGGEHALNVSNRAHSELLHYLKENEKDIYVDTMRNVAGHIQHLKK